The Bacillota bacterium genome window below encodes:
- a CDS encoding 4Fe-4S dicluster domain-containing protein, with the protein MKRLSIQERLALNKFQVDHAESHIVLNKDFCRECSTKVCTFICPAGLYVWTGEEIAFDYAGCLECGACRVVCPKKALAWNYPRGSFGVIFRYG; encoded by the coding sequence ATGAAAAGGCTGAGCATCCAGGAAAGGTTGGCTTTAAACAAATTCCAGGTAGATCATGCAGAATCCCACATAGTACTCAATAAGGATTTCTGCCGGGAATGTTCCACAAAGGTATGCACTTTTATCTGTCCGGCCGGGTTGTATGTCTGGACCGGGGAAGAGATCGCTTTCGATTATGCAGGGTGTCTGGAGTGTGGGGCCTGCCGGGTAGTATGCCCGAAAAAGGCTCTTGCCTGGAATTACCCCCGGGGTTCTTTTGGTGTAATTTTCCGCTACGGATGA